A stretch of the Pan paniscus chromosome 2, NHGRI_mPanPan1-v2.0_pri, whole genome shotgun sequence genome encodes the following:
- the TM4SF18 gene encoding transmembrane 4 L6 family member 18, whose product MGSRKCGGCLSCLLIPLALWSIIVNILLYFPNGQTSYASSNKLTNYVWYFEGICFSGIMMLIVTTVLLVLENNNNYKCCQSENCSKKYVTLLSIIFSSLGIAFSGYCLVISALGLVQGPYCRTLDGWEYAFEGTAGRFLTDSSIWIQCLEPAHVVEWNIILFSILITLSGLQVIICLIRVVMQLSKILCGSYSVIFQPGII is encoded by the exons ATGGGGTCTCGGAAGTGTGGAGGCTGCCTAAGTTGTTTGCTGATTCCGCTTGCACTTTGGAGTATAATCGTGAACATATTATTGTATTTCCCGAATGGGCAAACTTCCTATGCATCCAGCAATAAACTCACCAACTACGTGTGGTATTTTGAAGGAATCTGTTTCTCAGGCATCATG ATGCTTATAGTAACAACAGTTCTTCTGGTACTGGAGAATAATAACAACTATAAATGTTGCCAGAGTGAAAACTGCAGCAAAAAATATGTG ACACTGCTGTCAATTATCTTTTCTTCCCTTGGAATTGCTTTTTCTGGATACTGCCTGGTCATCTCTGCCTTGGGTCTTGTCCAAGGGCCATATTGCCGCACCCTTGATGGCTGGGAGTATGCTTTTGAAGGCACTGCTGGACG TTTCCTTACAGATTCTAGCATATGGATTCAGTGCCTGGAACCTGCACATGTTGTGGAGTGGaacatcattttattttccattctcaTAACCCTCAGTGGGCTTCAAGTGATCATCTGCCTCATCAGAGTAGTCATGCAACTATCCAAGATACTGTGTGGAAGCTATTCAGTGATCTTCCAG